Proteins co-encoded in one Pseudorhizobium banfieldiae genomic window:
- a CDS encoding leucyl aminopeptidase, with the protein MSGKYEIRFATSAPLEKTLAVMLQVADQGAPAGLAEADPQGVSARAVEISGFKAKSMGTLELIAPGGSAADRLLLLGLGKPEALTAHDWLRAGGAAAAQFKSSSKVVVFLDAPGLQVSARQAADFALGVMLRGYTFDAYKTKKKDDDEKLPKKVAVTIVTGSHAEAAKLLDDANAVAGGVLLARDLVNLPPNVLGPVEFAEKARQLEDLGVEVEILTEKDMDELKMNAILGVAQGSARPPRIAVMQWKGGKAKDAPIAFVGKGVVFDSGGISIKPGAGMEEMKGDMGGAAAVTGLMHALAARKAKVNAIGIIGLVENMPDGNAQRPGDIVTSMSGQTIEIINTDAEGRLVLADALWYCNDRFKPRFMINLATLTGAILVALGNQHAGLFSNDDELAARLSAAGEATGEKLWRMPLGKEYDKMIDSKFADMKNSAGRHAGAITAAQFLKRYVGDTPWAHLDVAGTAMNSPSSEISQSWASGYGVRLLDRLVRDHYET; encoded by the coding sequence ATGTCTGGAAAGTATGAAATCCGTTTCGCAACGTCGGCTCCTCTGGAGAAGACGCTGGCCGTGATGCTGCAGGTCGCAGATCAGGGCGCTCCCGCCGGTCTTGCGGAGGCGGACCCGCAAGGGGTATCGGCACGGGCCGTCGAGATATCTGGATTCAAGGCCAAGTCGATGGGAACGCTCGAGTTGATCGCGCCGGGCGGATCTGCCGCGGACCGCCTGCTGCTTCTGGGGCTCGGCAAACCGGAGGCGCTTACCGCGCATGACTGGCTGCGCGCGGGCGGTGCCGCTGCGGCGCAGTTCAAGTCGTCGAGCAAAGTGGTGGTCTTCCTTGATGCCCCCGGACTGCAGGTCTCGGCCCGCCAAGCTGCGGATTTTGCACTGGGTGTGATGCTGCGCGGCTACACGTTCGACGCCTACAAGACGAAGAAGAAGGACGACGACGAGAAACTGCCGAAGAAGGTCGCTGTCACCATCGTGACTGGCAGCCACGCCGAGGCGGCGAAACTGCTTGATGACGCCAACGCCGTCGCTGGCGGGGTCCTGCTCGCTCGGGACCTCGTCAACCTGCCGCCGAACGTACTGGGCCCGGTCGAATTCGCCGAGAAGGCCAGGCAACTGGAAGACCTTGGTGTTGAGGTCGAGATTCTGACCGAGAAGGACATGGACGAGCTGAAGATGAATGCCATCCTCGGCGTGGCACAGGGTTCCGCCCGCCCGCCGAGGATCGCCGTCATGCAGTGGAAGGGCGGGAAGGCCAAGGATGCGCCCATTGCCTTCGTCGGGAAGGGGGTCGTGTTCGACTCGGGCGGCATCTCCATCAAGCCGGGCGCCGGAATGGAGGAGATGAAGGGCGACATGGGCGGCGCAGCCGCAGTCACCGGTCTCATGCATGCGCTGGCAGCGCGCAAGGCCAAGGTGAATGCCATTGGCATTATCGGACTGGTCGAGAACATGCCGGACGGCAATGCACAGCGTCCTGGGGATATCGTGACGTCGATGTCGGGCCAGACCATCGAGATCATCAACACCGATGCGGAAGGTCGGCTCGTGCTGGCCGATGCGCTCTGGTATTGCAACGACCGCTTCAAGCCGCGGTTCATGATCAATCTCGCGACCCTGACGGGCGCAATCCTTGTGGCGCTGGGCAATCAGCATGCCGGGCTCTTCTCCAATGACGACGAACTCGCCGCCCGGCTCAGCGCAGCCGGCGAGGCGACGGGCGAGAAGCTCTGGCGCATGCCGCTCGGCAAGGAATACGACAAGATGATCGATTCCAAGTTTGCAGACATGAAGAATTCGGCCGGCCGTCATGCGGGGGCGATCACGGCGGCTCAGTTCCTGAAGCGTTACGTGGGTGACACGCCCTGGGCGCATCTGGACGTGGCCGGTACGGCGATGAACTCGCCGTCCAGCGAGATCAGCCAGTCATGGGCCTCCGGCTATGGCGTGCGCCTTCTCGACAGGCTCGTGCGCGACCATTACGAAACCTGA
- a CDS encoding DNA polymerase III subunit chi has product MTEVLFYHLTESKLEDALPALLEKSVVRGWRVVVQTREEQRRDSLDEHLWTYREESFLPHGTDDGEHAARQPVLITTGPGNINDATVRFVVDSAEPPPLDAYERLVFMFDGYDSEQVENARSQWKRLKGEGHLLTYWQQSPEGRWVKKA; this is encoded by the coding sequence ATGACCGAAGTCCTGTTCTACCACCTGACGGAATCGAAGCTCGAGGATGCGCTGCCGGCGCTCCTCGAGAAGAGTGTCGTGCGCGGCTGGCGGGTGGTGGTGCAGACGCGTGAGGAGCAGCGCCGCGACAGCCTCGATGAACATCTGTGGACCTACAGGGAAGAGAGCTTCCTGCCCCATGGCACGGATGACGGCGAGCACGCCGCTCGGCAGCCGGTTCTGATCACGACCGGTCCCGGCAACATCAACGACGCCACCGTGCGATTTGTCGTCGACTCCGCAGAGCCGCCGCCGCTTGATGCCTATGAACGCCTCGTCTTCATGTTCGACGGTTATGATTCAGAGCAGGTGGAGAATGCCCGCAGCCAATGGAAGCGGCTGAAGGGGGAGGGTCATTTGCTCACCTACTGGCAGCAGTCTCCCGAAGGTCGCTGGGTGAAGAAGGCTTGA
- a CDS encoding ABC-F family ATP-binding cassette domain-containing protein, producing the protein MITITDVSARIAGRLLLDHASVSLPAGAKVGLVGRNGAGKSTLFRIITGDLAAESGSVSIPRNARIGQVAQEAPGTEQPLIEIVLAADKERASLMREAETATDPHRIAEIQTRLVDIEAHSAEARAASILAGLGFDHEAQARPASSFSGGWRMRVALAAVLFSQPDLLLLDEPTNYLDLEGTMWLEDYVRRYPYTVIIISHDRDLLNNAVNAIVHLDQKKLTFYRGGYDQFERQKAEADELQMKARAKNEAARKHLQSFIDRFKAKASKAKQAQSRVKALERMGTVAAVIEDHVQPITFPEPEKQPASPIISISGGAVGYEADKPILKGINLRIDNDDRIALLGANGNGKSTFAKLIAGRLSLQAGEMKLAPNLKVGFFAQHQLDDLIPSETPVDHVRRLMPQAGEAQVRARVAQMGLATEKMATAAKDLSGGEKARLLMGLSAFHAPNLLILDEPTNHLDIDSRRALIEALNDYEGAVILISHDRYLIEATVDRLWLVNEGTVKPFDGDMEEYRDLIVAAGRKKDEKPQVGAEEPANKAEQRKASAEKRASLAPLKKKINEIESVTAKLERLIQQLDAELADPMLYEKAPAKAAEKARQRGEAAAKLANAEEQWLELSAEYEEAMAG; encoded by the coding sequence ATGATCACCATTACCGATGTCTCAGCCCGGATCGCGGGCCGCCTGCTTCTCGACCATGCGAGCGTCAGCCTTCCAGCCGGTGCGAAGGTGGGGCTCGTGGGCCGCAATGGTGCCGGAAAGTCGACCCTGTTCCGGATCATCACCGGCGACCTTGCCGCCGAAAGCGGCTCCGTCTCGATCCCCAGGAATGCCCGCATCGGGCAGGTGGCACAAGAAGCTCCAGGAACGGAGCAGCCGCTGATCGAGATCGTGCTGGCTGCCGACAAGGAGCGGGCGTCGCTGATGCGGGAGGCGGAGACCGCGACCGACCCGCACCGCATCGCCGAGATCCAGACGAGGCTGGTGGACATCGAAGCACATTCGGCGGAGGCACGGGCCGCGAGCATTCTGGCCGGCCTCGGCTTCGACCACGAGGCGCAGGCACGGCCGGCCTCCTCGTTTTCCGGAGGGTGGCGCATGCGCGTGGCACTGGCGGCCGTGCTGTTCTCGCAGCCGGACCTGCTGCTCCTCGACGAGCCGACCAACTACCTCGATCTCGAAGGCACGATGTGGCTCGAGGACTATGTCCGGCGCTATCCCTATACCGTCATCATCATTAGCCACGATCGCGACCTGCTCAACAACGCGGTCAACGCGATCGTCCATCTCGACCAGAAGAAGCTGACCTTCTATCGCGGCGGCTACGACCAGTTCGAACGGCAGAAGGCCGAGGCCGACGAGTTGCAGATGAAGGCGCGCGCCAAGAACGAGGCGGCACGAAAGCACTTGCAGAGCTTTATCGACCGCTTCAAGGCGAAGGCCTCGAAGGCGAAGCAGGCGCAAAGCCGCGTCAAAGCCCTCGAGCGGATGGGGACGGTTGCTGCCGTGATCGAGGACCACGTCCAGCCGATCACGTTTCCGGAACCGGAGAAGCAGCCGGCCTCGCCGATCATCTCTATCAGCGGCGGCGCAGTCGGCTACGAGGCGGACAAGCCGATCCTGAAGGGCATCAATCTGAGGATCGACAATGACGACCGCATCGCACTTCTTGGCGCGAACGGCAACGGCAAGTCCACCTTCGCGAAGCTGATCGCCGGACGACTGTCACTACAGGCGGGAGAAATGAAGCTCGCGCCTAACCTGAAGGTCGGTTTCTTCGCCCAGCACCAGCTCGACGACCTGATCCCCAGCGAGACGCCGGTCGACCACGTGCGCCGGCTGATGCCGCAGGCCGGGGAAGCGCAGGTGCGCGCCCGCGTTGCGCAGATGGGCCTCGCGACGGAAAAGATGGCGACGGCGGCAAAGGACCTTTCGGGCGGCGAGAAGGCACGCCTGCTGATGGGGCTTTCCGCCTTCCACGCGCCAAACCTGCTCATCCTCGACGAGCCCACCAACCACCTGGACATCGACAGCCGCCGGGCGCTCATCGAAGCGCTTAACGACTATGAGGGCGCGGTCATCCTGATCTCCCACGACCGTTACCTCATCGAGGCGACGGTGGATCGGCTGTGGCTGGTGAACGAAGGCACCGTGAAGCCGTTCGACGGCGACATGGAGGAATATCGCGACCTGATCGTCGCGGCCGGCCGGAAGAAGGACGAGAAGCCGCAAGTCGGCGCAGAGGAGCCGGCGAACAAGGCGGAGCAGCGAAAGGCGAGCGCCGAGAAGCGCGCCTCGCTTGCACCGCTGAAGAAAAAAATCAACGAAATCGAGTCCGTAACCGCGAAGCTTGAAAGGCTGATTCAACAGCTTGATGCGGAACTTGCAGATCCGATGCTCTACGAGAAGGCGCCGGCAAAGGCGGCCGAGAAGGCCAGGCAGCGCGGGGAAGCGGCCGCAAAACTCGCAAATGCGGAGGAGCAGTGGCTGGAGCTGTCGGCCGAATACGAGGAGGCGATGGCTGGCTAA
- a CDS encoding methyl-accepting chemotaxis protein has translation MSSLALLRYKAAGGIVGLLWINLLLVAVREFFSSDGFSLAPVLATLVIVALATAGWWKDRIGSATRIVTSMAHAATVAMLVYSFSGSPLQIDIHMYFFASLAICAVWIDWKALLAYSALVAVHHLALFFVMPLAVFPGESDFSRVILHAVVLIVQTGVLVALTHAVVNAFEASDAAVEAATKAERNAVEMSERAREADREAAEQRAMNAEERAREAEATQLVVERLGTALSELSTGNLAHRIDQPFQGALDALRDSYNSSVDNLESVLTQAGLVANTIRGGTAEIGRATHDLSVRTERQAASVEETASALSILTQTVNETASVAEHVDRMVDKARDGAERSGAIVTNAVEAMSRIENSSREIGQIIGVIDEIAFQTNLLALNAGVEAARAGEAGKGFAVVAQEVRELAQRSANAAKEIKALINASGAEVNNGVTLVNQAGEALTVIANEVRQISGEIQRIVSGARQQATGISEIDGTIAEIDRGTQQNAAMVEESSAAVQALLNEAVALENLMVRFKLSKDGSGHSMGRRAA, from the coding sequence ATGAGTTCACTTGCATTGCTACGCTACAAGGCTGCGGGCGGCATTGTCGGTCTGTTGTGGATCAACCTGCTGCTCGTGGCGGTTCGGGAATTCTTCAGTAGCGACGGCTTCTCGCTCGCTCCGGTGCTCGCCACCCTCGTGATCGTCGCGCTTGCGACCGCGGGCTGGTGGAAGGATCGCATCGGCTCCGCGACCCGCATCGTCACCTCCATGGCGCATGCCGCCACGGTCGCCATGCTGGTCTATTCCTTCTCCGGATCGCCGCTGCAGATCGACATCCACATGTACTTCTTCGCCTCCCTGGCGATCTGCGCCGTGTGGATCGACTGGAAGGCGCTGCTCGCCTATTCGGCTCTGGTGGCGGTGCACCACCTCGCTCTCTTCTTCGTCATGCCGCTGGCGGTCTTCCCTGGCGAATCCGATTTCTCGCGCGTCATTCTCCACGCCGTGGTCCTGATCGTGCAGACCGGCGTGCTCGTTGCCCTCACGCATGCTGTGGTCAATGCGTTCGAGGCTTCCGACGCAGCAGTTGAAGCCGCCACCAAGGCCGAACGCAATGCGGTCGAGATGTCGGAGCGGGCCCGGGAGGCGGATCGCGAGGCTGCCGAGCAGCGGGCGATGAACGCCGAGGAACGGGCGCGTGAGGCGGAGGCGACCCAGCTGGTTGTCGAGCGTCTCGGCACGGCACTGTCCGAGCTGTCGACCGGCAATCTGGCTCATCGCATCGACCAGCCGTTCCAGGGGGCGCTGGATGCATTGCGGGACTCCTACAACTCCTCCGTCGACAATCTCGAGTCGGTCCTCACCCAGGCCGGCCTTGTCGCAAACACCATTCGTGGTGGTACGGCCGAAATTGGCCGCGCCACCCACGATCTCTCGGTACGGACCGAGCGCCAGGCAGCCTCCGTGGAGGAAACGGCGAGCGCGCTCAGCATTCTCACTCAGACCGTCAACGAGACCGCCAGTGTGGCCGAGCATGTCGATCGCATGGTGGACAAGGCGCGCGATGGTGCGGAGCGCTCTGGAGCGATCGTGACCAATGCGGTGGAAGCCATGAGCCGCATCGAGAATTCGTCTCGCGAGATTGGCCAGATCATCGGCGTCATCGATGAAATCGCTTTCCAGACCAACCTGCTTGCTCTGAACGCCGGCGTGGAGGCCGCCCGCGCTGGTGAGGCCGGCAAGGGCTTCGCGGTTGTCGCCCAGGAGGTCCGTGAACTTGCCCAGCGGTCGGCCAATGCCGCCAAGGAGATCAAGGCGCTCATCAATGCCTCTGGTGCGGAGGTCAACAACGGTGTGACGCTGGTGAACCAGGCCGGCGAGGCGCTGACGGTGATTGCCAACGAAGTGCGCCAGATCAGCGGCGAGATCCAGAGGATCGTCTCCGGTGCACGCCAGCAGGCGACGGGCATCTCCGAGATCGACGGCACGATTGCCGAGATCGATCGAGGTACGCAACAGAACGCGGCCATGGTGGAAGAAAGCTCCGCGGCGGTTCAGGCCCTCCTCAACGAGGCGGTGGCGCTCGAGAACCTCATGGTGCGCTTCAAGCTATCGAAGGATGGCTCTGGGCATTCGATGGGCCGACGTGCGGCTTGA
- a CDS encoding ZIP family metal transporter, protein MSPLLLGVLGSLLAGLCTAVGALPVLFGRRPGGAFRDLSLGFAAGVMLSASFFSLIIPALEAAEQRFGAGAIPAAIACIAILVGMGTVSLMNEFLPHEHFDSGREGPSSASVRRIWLFVIAITIHNVPEGLAVGVGFGANGIEGGLPLAVGIGLQNAPEGLAVAVSLLAQGYSKWRSFVIATLTGLVEPVGGLIGAALVTVSQPLLPWALAFAAGAMLYVISHEIIPETHRSGHQKQATFGLAVGLVLMLFLDVWLG, encoded by the coding sequence ATGTCTCCACTGTTGCTCGGCGTCCTCGGGAGCCTGCTGGCCGGCCTATGCACCGCCGTCGGCGCGCTGCCTGTGCTTTTCGGGCGGCGACCGGGCGGCGCCTTCCGCGATCTGTCGCTTGGCTTCGCCGCGGGAGTGATGCTTTCGGCGTCCTTCTTCTCGCTGATCATTCCGGCACTCGAAGCGGCGGAGCAGCGCTTCGGTGCGGGAGCGATACCCGCGGCGATTGCCTGTATCGCCATCCTTGTCGGCATGGGCACGGTTTCGCTGATGAACGAGTTTCTGCCGCACGAGCACTTCGACAGCGGACGCGAGGGGCCGAGCAGCGCCTCGGTGCGCCGGATCTGGCTCTTCGTCATCGCCATCACGATCCACAACGTCCCGGAGGGGCTGGCCGTCGGCGTCGGCTTCGGGGCCAACGGCATCGAAGGCGGGCTGCCGCTCGCCGTCGGAATCGGCCTTCAGAATGCGCCGGAGGGACTTGCGGTCGCTGTTTCGCTCCTCGCGCAAGGCTATAGCAAGTGGCGTTCGTTCGTCATTGCCACGCTCACCGGCCTCGTCGAGCCGGTCGGTGGGCTCATCGGTGCAGCACTGGTCACCGTGTCACAACCGCTGCTGCCCTGGGCACTCGCATTCGCTGCGGGCGCCATGCTCTATGTGATCAGCCACGAAATCATCCCCGAAACCCACCGCAGCGGCCATCAGAAGCAGGCGACTTTTGGCCTTGCCGTCGGGCTGGTGCTCATGCTGTTCCTCGACGTCTGGCTCGGGTGA
- a CDS encoding DinB family protein: MRRHFQMFADYNRWANRRVYAACEDLSDEDYRADAGAFFGSIHRTLNHLLVADRIWMSRMTVQGEAPKALDVVLFDDFSALRDARAAEDQRIIGFVDGLNDERIAGDFTYTTISNPTTITQPLGPVLSHVFNHQTHHRGQVHAILTSLGGPSLVLDLVYFLRSDGSRWM; the protein is encoded by the coding sequence ATGCGCCGCCATTTCCAGATGTTTGCCGACTATAATCGCTGGGCCAATCGCCGCGTCTACGCCGCATGCGAAGACCTGAGCGACGAGGACTACCGCGCCGACGCGGGTGCGTTCTTCGGTTCGATCCATCGCACGCTCAACCACCTGCTGGTGGCGGACCGTATCTGGATGAGCCGGATGACCGTGCAAGGAGAGGCACCGAAGGCACTGGATGTCGTTCTTTTCGATGATTTTTCCGCTCTTCGAGACGCTCGAGCCGCCGAGGACCAGCGGATCATCGGCTTCGTCGATGGCCTGAACGACGAGCGGATTGCCGGAGACTTCACCTACACGACCATCTCCAATCCGACCACCATAACGCAGCCGCTCGGGCCTGTTCTCTCCCACGTGTTCAACCACCAGACCCATCACCGCGGCCAAGTCCATGCCATCCTGACATCGCTCGGCGGACCGTCGCTGGTGCTGGACCTCGTCTATTTCCTCCGCAGCGATGGCTCCCGGTGGATGTAG
- a CDS encoding glutathione S-transferase family protein encodes MTRVLYSLCGRDENRPFSPHCWKVSMALAHKGLDFVERPYPFTAIPEIEEGFSKTVPILRDGDRLVRDSFEIAVYLDETYPDRPTLFGGEGGRVLSRFVESFSQMVLHMPVTKMAIMHIHDMLDTPDQEYFRASRLDRLGKEIEAVAAEGDAERETFAARLEPVRRTLHFQPFLGGDSPLFADYILFGALQWMRVTAGPPPLAADDSVMQWFERCLDLHDGLGRRVTAA; translated from the coding sequence ATGACCCGTGTCCTTTATTCCCTCTGCGGCCGTGACGAGAACCGCCCTTTCTCCCCGCACTGCTGGAAGGTCTCCATGGCCCTGGCTCACAAGGGCCTGGATTTCGTCGAGCGGCCCTATCCGTTCACTGCCATACCCGAAATAGAGGAGGGGTTCTCAAAGACCGTCCCCATCCTTCGCGACGGGGATCGGCTGGTGCGCGACAGTTTCGAGATCGCCGTCTATCTGGATGAGACCTATCCGGATCGTCCGACGCTGTTTGGCGGGGAGGGTGGCAGGGTCCTGTCGCGCTTTGTCGAGAGCTTTTCGCAGATGGTCCTCCACATGCCTGTAACGAAGATGGCGATCATGCACATCCACGACATGCTGGATACGCCGGACCAAGAGTACTTTCGGGCCAGCCGGCTCGATCGTCTGGGCAAGGAAATCGAAGCCGTCGCCGCAGAGGGCGACGCGGAGCGGGAGACCTTTGCTGCGAGGCTCGAGCCCGTCCGCCGCACGCTGCATTTCCAGCCGTTCCTGGGCGGCGACAGCCCGCTGTTTGCCGATTACATCCTCTTCGGTGCCTTGCAGTGGATGCGGGTGACAGCCGGCCCGCCTCCCTTGGCGGCGGACGATTCCGTCATGCAGTGGTTCGAGCGCTGCCTTGACCTTCATGATGGTCTCGGACGGCGTGTGACGGCCGCGTGA
- the ndk gene encoding nucleoside-diphosphate kinase, translating into MAIERTFSMIKPDATKRNLTGAITKVFEDNGLRVVASKRVWMSKREAEGFYAVHKDRPFFGELVEGMTSGPTVVQVLEGENAILKNREIMGATNPEQAAEGTIRKQFALSIGENSVHGSDAPETAAQEIKYWFADTEIVG; encoded by the coding sequence ATGGCGATTGAACGCACGTTTTCGATGATCAAGCCGGACGCCACCAAGCGCAACCTGACGGGCGCCATCACCAAGGTGTTCGAAGACAACGGCCTGCGCGTCGTTGCCTCCAAGCGCGTCTGGATGAGCAAGCGCGAAGCGGAGGGCTTTTACGCCGTTCACAAGGATCGCCCCTTCTTCGGCGAACTCGTCGAAGGCATGACCTCTGGTCCGACCGTGGTCCAGGTTCTGGAAGGCGAGAACGCAATCCTGAAGAACCGCGAGATCATGGGCGCGACCAACCCGGAACAGGCTGCCGAAGGCACCATCCGGAAGCAGTTCGCACTTTCGATCGGGGAAAACTCGGTTCACGGTTCCGACGCTCCGGAAACCGCTGCCCAGGAAATCAAGTACTGGTTTGCAGACACCGAAATCGTCGGCTGA
- a CDS encoding CGNR zinc finger domain-containing protein — protein MIFTWTPHRFSGGALALDVANSVILRSDPARRTDRFEVTEQMQAFSAAAAEFSAERALFGEIKPVAEPNRKDFLALREAIDGYFRRRVEGHDDRVLLANLLQACARMLKQSASEATLEAATARSALRLLAETDRLKICGNCGWLFVDRSRNRSRTWCDMAVCGNRVKANRHYRRKKEAMP, from the coding sequence ATGATCTTCACTTGGACTCCCCATCGATTTTCGGGTGGCGCCCTTGCTCTCGATGTTGCCAACAGCGTCATCCTGCGCTCCGATCCGGCCCGCCGTACAGACCGCTTTGAGGTCACCGAGCAAATGCAGGCCTTCTCCGCTGCTGCAGCGGAATTCTCGGCAGAGCGGGCTCTGTTCGGAGAAATCAAGCCGGTCGCGGAGCCGAACCGGAAGGATTTCCTCGCCCTGCGTGAGGCGATCGACGGTTATTTCCGCCGCCGCGTCGAAGGCCATGACGATCGCGTGCTGCTCGCCAACCTGCTGCAGGCTTGCGCACGAATGCTGAAGCAGTCCGCAAGCGAGGCGACGCTCGAGGCGGCAACGGCTCGCTCGGCGCTACGCCTGTTGGCGGAGACCGACCGCCTGAAGATCTGCGGCAATTGCGGCTGGCTGTTCGTCGACCGGAGCCGCAATAGGAGCCGCACCTGGTGCGACATGGCCGTTTGCGGCAACCGCGTGAAGGCGAACCGCCACTACCGGCGCAAGAAGGAGGCGATGCCTTGA
- a CDS encoding branched-chain amino acid ABC transporter permease encodes MSYLLQQIANAVPLATLYATLAFGYAIAFAVTRRADITYGAIFAFSGHLYVLVAHFGWNELRLVLPAALALGALAALSGGVATGLVSGRFIIRPLASVSPNAVIVGSLGLVLVLMEGARLAAQTRELWLPPLMKEPIVLWSGEGFPVTLTTLQCLSTAILLLLLGMGAVLLVRSTWGRRWRAVSEDSRAAEMCGVDARTVFVISYAAAALMASICGILATSYYGTMDFGAGLVFGLKVVLIAAAGGHANPIRAAGGAAVIGFAETLWAGYGPIVWRDLVIVGGLVAVLVMSRRERIVP; translated from the coding sequence ATGAGCTACCTTCTGCAGCAGATCGCGAATGCCGTGCCGCTTGCGACACTCTATGCCACCCTTGCCTTCGGCTATGCGATCGCCTTTGCAGTGACGCGGCGCGCCGACATCACCTATGGAGCGATCTTCGCCTTCTCCGGGCACCTTTATGTGTTGGTCGCCCACTTCGGGTGGAATGAACTTCGGCTCGTCCTGCCGGCCGCGCTGGCGCTGGGCGCTCTGGCCGCTCTCAGCGGCGGTGTGGCGACCGGCTTGGTCAGTGGCCGGTTCATCATCCGACCTCTGGCGAGCGTCTCTCCGAACGCTGTCATTGTCGGCTCGCTGGGGCTCGTGCTCGTCCTGATGGAGGGGGCGCGGCTTGCCGCGCAAACCCGCGAGCTCTGGCTACCACCGCTGATGAAGGAGCCGATCGTGCTATGGTCGGGCGAGGGCTTTCCGGTCACGCTGACGACCCTCCAGTGTCTCAGCACGGCGATCCTCCTGCTGCTGCTTGGAATGGGCGCGGTCCTACTTGTCAGGAGCACCTGGGGAAGGCGATGGCGGGCGGTCTCGGAGGATTCACGGGCTGCCGAAATGTGCGGGGTCGATGCCCGAACGGTCTTCGTCATTTCCTATGCCGCCGCGGCACTCATGGCTTCGATCTGTGGTATCCTTGCCACCTCCTACTACGGCACGATGGATTTCGGCGCAGGCCTTGTCTTCGGGCTCAAGGTGGTATTGATCGCGGCTGCGGGCGGCCACGCCAATCCGATCCGGGCCGCGGGCGGCGCCGCCGTGATCGGCTTCGCGGAGACCTTGTGGGCAGGCTACGGTCCCATCGTGTGGCGAGATCTGGTGATCGTCGGCGGCCTCGTGGCCGTGCTGGTCATGAGCCGCCGGGAGCGGATCGTGCCGTGA
- a CDS encoding molybdenum cofactor biosynthesis protein MoaE → MTEAPLIRVQMQDFDLQSEIDALTRGRTGIGAVVTFTGLCRDEQGALSALELEHYPGMAEAEMQRIADLAIERFSLQGLTAIHRYGKIAPGENIVLVIAAAPHRQAAFDGASLMMDYLKTSAPFWKKEHKADGTAGDWVSAKDADDRAREKWR, encoded by the coding sequence ATGACCGAAGCACCCCTCATCCGGGTCCAGATGCAGGATTTCGACCTTCAGTCGGAGATCGATGCGCTAACCAGAGGGCGAACCGGCATCGGCGCCGTCGTTACGTTCACGGGCCTCTGCCGTGACGAGCAGGGCGCACTTTCGGCGCTGGAACTGGAGCATTACCCGGGAATGGCCGAGGCCGAGATGCAGCGGATCGCAGACCTCGCGATCGAGCGGTTCTCGCTCCAGGGCCTGACCGCCATCCACCGATATGGAAAGATCGCGCCGGGTGAAAACATCGTGCTGGTGATCGCCGCAGCCCCGCACCGGCAGGCCGCGTTCGACGGCGCAAGCCTCATGATGGACTACCTCAAGACCTCCGCACCCTTCTGGAAGAAGGAGCACAAGGCCGACGGCACGGCAGGTGACTGGGTCTCCGCCAAGGATGCCGATGATCGAGCGCGGGAGAAGTGGCGGTAG
- the moaD gene encoding molybdopterin converting factor subunit 1, with product MTKLIYFAWVRERIGKPEEEIELPDDVKTVRDLLVHLKTLGEEYEAALQYPEVIRVALDQEHVEHHEKIGTPREIGIFPPMTGG from the coding sequence ATGACCAAGCTCATCTATTTCGCCTGGGTGCGTGAGCGGATCGGCAAGCCGGAGGAAGAGATCGAACTGCCCGACGACGTAAAGACCGTGCGCGATCTTCTGGTCCACCTGAAGACGCTCGGTGAGGAGTACGAGGCGGCACTGCAGTATCCTGAGGTCATCCGGGTGGCGCTTGACCAGGAGCATGTCGAGCACCACGAGAAGATCGGCACCCCCCGCGAAATCGGCATATTTCCGCCGATGACGGGCGGCTGA